The following nucleotide sequence is from Streptomyces leeuwenhoekii.
TACAACCACCGGGACACCACGCATACCGGGCGGTGGAACACCGCCGATCACCGCAACGCCGGGCGGGCGCTGCTCGACGCCGTGGCCGACGCCGGCAACCGCTGGATCTTCCCGGAGGCCGGGGAGCCGTGGGGCGGGGTGCGCTACGTCGCCATGGTCGGCTCCCCCGAGCCGACCCACGCAGTGGACGTGAGCGGGGCCGTCGACGAGGCGGTGGCGTCTCTGGAGGCGCACAAGACGTATCTGGCCGCGCTGGGCGGCGGGGGGCCGGTCGATGTGCGCACCCCGCTGACCGGGCTGTTCCGGGCCACGGGCGAGCGATTCGGGGGACGGCTGTCGATCCCGTTCGAGCTCGTCGTCGGCTGAGCCGCCGGGAACCGGAAAAAGACCTCCGGGTGCGCAACTTTGGCCAGGCGGAACGGAAGTGCGTCCCTACCCTCGGCTCCATGGCAGCTATCCCTTACCTGAAGTACGAGGATGTGGCCCGGGCCCTGGAGTGGCTGAGCGAGGCGTTCGGGTTCACGGAGCGGGAGCGGTTCGCGCACCCGGACGGTCCGGTGTTCCACGCCGAGATGATGACGTCCTCCGGCGATCCGGTCTATCTGGCCGGGCCGGGCGACGACTACCACTCCCCGGTCCGCACCGGCTACCGGAACGCGATGGTGTCGGTCGACGTCGAGGACGTGGACGCCCAGTACAAGCGGGCGGAGGCCGCGGGCGCCAAGCCGGTCTTCCCTCCGACGGACACGCCGCAGGGCATGCGTGTGTGCAAGGTGGAGGACCATGAGGGACACGAGTGGTTCTTCAGCGAGCGGCTCACCCGCGGGTAGCAGTCCGCGACAGCCGCGCGGAGGAGGCCGCGGCCTGAAGAACGGGCGCACGGGAACGGGGCCGGGAGGAGATCCCGGCCCCGTTCCCGTGTCCCGGGGGCGTCACCAGGTGACAGGCAGCGCCTCCAGGGCGTGGATGACCACGTTCTTCTTCCAGGGGAGTTCGGCCTCGGGCACCGCGAGCCTCAGGCCAGGGAAGCGGCGCAGCAGGGTGCCGATGCCGATCTGCAGTTCCAGCCGGGCGAGCTGGGCGCCCACGCAGTGGTGGATGCCATGGCCGAACGAGGTGTGGGAACCGGGCTTGCGGGTGATGTCGAACCGGTCGGGGGAATCCCAGACCGACTCGTCGCGGTTGGCGGAGTTGGTGATGGCGATGACACCGTCACCGGCCCTTATCAACTCTCCCCCGACCTCCACGTCCTCGACGGCCACTCGCATCAGCCCGCCCGCGGCACCGCCGGGGATGAAGCGCAGCAGTTCCTCGACGGCGTCGGCGATCAGCTCCGGATCGGCTCGCAGCAGCTCCAGCTGGTCGGGGTTGCGCAGCAGTACCAGGACGGCGTTCGCCAGACGGTTGGCGGTCGTCTCGTAGCCGGCGACGATCAGGCCGCCGGCGAAGGAGATGAGCTCTCGCTCACTGAGCCGGTCGTCGTTGTCGCGGGCGGCTATCAGGACGCCCAGCAGGTCGTCCGCGGGCTTCGCGCGGCGTTGCTGGACCATGGCGGCGAGGTAGCCGATCAGCGCGTTGCGCGCGGCGACGGCCGTCTCCAGCTCGTCGGGCGAGGTGCGGAACATCGTGTCCGACCACTCACGGAACCTGTCCCGGTCCGCCGGAGGAACCCCGAGCAGGTCGCAGATGGTGATGATCGGCAGCGGTCCGGCCAGCGAGGAGACCACGTCCCCGGGCTTGCCCGCCTCCTCCATGGCGTCCAGCAGCCCGTCGACGGTGCTCTGGATGCCCTCCCGCATGCCCTCGATGCGCCGGACGGTGAAGGCGGGGGCAACGAGCCTGCGCAGCCGGGTGTGGTCGGGTGCGTCCTTGCTGACGATGGAGTCGGGGTCCCCCTCGACACCGGGCATCAGCTTGGGCGCCTCGGGGCGGGTGGCGGCCTGGCGGCTGAACCGGGCGTCGTTGAAGACGAACCGCACGTCCTCGTAGCGGGTCACGATCCACGCGGTGTCGCCGCTGGGCAGGGTGACACGGCTGACCGGCTTCTCCGCGCGCAGCCGCGCATACTCCGGTGACGGGTCGAGGGCGGACGTGATCGGGAACGGGAAGGACGGGGGCGTCCCGCCCGCGTCGGCCGGCCGGGGCGCTTCTTCGTCAAGCTGGGCCACAACGGCTCCTTACGTCGGTCCGGAGCGCGGCGCGCCCGGACGATCGGATGGTGCGGGCGGAAGGCTGCGTCGCCGCGCCGGTCACCAGGTCACCGGCAGTGCGTGGACACCGTGGACGAACATGTCGGTGCGGAACGGGATCTCCTCCAGCGGCTCGGCGGTCCGCAGGGTGGGCACGCGGGTGAACAACGTGCCCCACAGCACGCTTAGTTGCAGACGGGCGAGTAGCTGGCCCACGCACTGGTGGAGGCCGTGGCCGAACGCCAGATGCTCGTTCGCTTCACGGCGCGGATCGAGCCGGTCGGGGTCGGGGAAGGCGTCCTCGTCACGGTTCGCCGAGGCCAGCACGACCACGACGCCCTCGCCGGCGCGGATGGTCTGCCCGGCGATCTCCACGTCCTGCACGGCGACCCGCCGCAGCCCGTAGTCGATCACCGTCTGGTGGCGCAGCGTCTCCTCGACGACACCCGGTACCAGCGAGGGGTCCGCGAGCAGCGCCCTGATCTGCTCCGGGTGCCGCAGCAGGGTCAGCGTGCCGACGCCGATCTGGTTGGCGATCGTCTCGAATCCGGCGATCATCAGCAGGGTGGCGATGCCGACGATCTCGTCGTGGGTGAGGTGGTCACGGTCCCGCTCCGCGGCCACCCGGCTCAGCAGGTCGTCCTCGGGGTGCTCCGTCTTGCGGCCGACCAGACGGTCGATGTAGGCGCGCAGTTCGTCCCGTACGACCTGCCGGCGCGCGGGAGTGGCGGAGTGGTCGCCGATGACCCCGGTGCATTCCTGGAAGAAATGCCGGTCGGCGTAGGGAACACCGAGGAGTTCACAGATGACCAGGGTCGGCAGCGGAAGGGCGACGCATTGCACGAGGTCCGCGGGAGAACCGCTCTTCAGCATGGAATCGATCAGGTCGTCGACGATCGTCTGTACCGCGGGGCGGAGTGCCTCCACCCGTTTCCTCTTGAATTCGCCGACGACGGCTCGGCGCAGTCGGCTGTGCTCCGGGGGATCCATGCGGATAAACGTTCCAGGCCCCGGCGGCTGAACCGTCATACGCGCGGGAAATCCCTCGCGGGAGAAATCGGAACTGAACCGTTCGTCGGAGAGCACCGCACGGGCGTCGGAGTGGCGGGTGACGAGCCACACCTCACTTCCGTCGAAGTCCAGACGGACGCGGTGCAGCCGGCGGTTCTCGCGCAGACTGCCGAACACGGGCGCCGGATCGAGCGGGCACGTGCGCGGGACGGGATACGACGTCGGCAGGTTCGCTTCCAATGGCGCGTCCTTTACGTCCAACGAGGGGCCGCCGGGCGGAGTGCCCGGCGGCCATCCTCGTCAGCGGACGCCCCGGATTCTGCTCAACTTTGCGCGGCCGGCCGGGCCGGCCGGTTCACTCGAAGGAGTAGTCGAGCCGGTAGGTGGCGTTGCCCGCCTCCTCGTGGGTGGCGGTGAAGCCCCCCGTGCCCGTCAGCCCGGCCAGCTCTCCCGTGCCGGAGCCGGGCACGACGGTCCACGTGACCTCGGCCGTGTCCCCGGTCAGCTCGCCGGTGTGCTGGAGCACGAAACTGCCGGACCTGCCGTCGAGGCGTCCCACGATCTGCTCCAGCCCGACGAACGTGGTGGAGTCCTCCGCGCGGTAGAACATCACGTACTGCTGCACCCCGTCGCCCTCGATGGCCCCGGTGTAGGAGTACGCAATGGCCGAGCTCGTCAGTTTCCTGCCGTCGGCCTCGGTGAAGTCCTTCTCGTCCCAGCTCTTCAGAACCCGAGTGCCGGTGGCGTTCTGACCCATTCTTCTCCCCTTACGGATACTGGCAGTTGCCATGATGTTTCTCAGCGGCGCCCGCCGGGCGCCTCAGGCCGCCCCTCAGCATGCCCTGTCGATCCGTTCTGTGCGAACCAGTCGCGCATACCGCCCTCGATTCCCGCCACCTGCCTCCAGATCAGTCCGTCGCGCAGTACATAGGCTCCGAACCCGAGTTCCCGCTCGCCGCGTACGCTCATCACCGCGCGCATGAAGATGGTGTCCTCGCTGTGGGTGTACTCCAGCAGCCGCTCGTACCTGGCCTGAATGTCCATGTACCGGCCGAAGGTGTCCCTGATCTCGTCGAAGCCGTTGAGGATGCCCTGGAAGCGGACGACGGTCGCCTCCCGGTGGTAGGTCTCCATCAGCCCGTCGATGTCCTTGTTCTGCAGGCATTCGATCTGGCGCACGAAGATGGGATGGCAGCCCGACAGGTCGAGGGTCGACATCTGTTTCTCCTTGGTTGGGTGTGGCGTGTCGTTCGGTGGTCTCGTGGGTGAGCGGTGGTCTCACGGACGGGCAACGGCACCCAGCTCGTCGCGGATCGTCGCGAGCGGTTCGCCGGTGGCCTCCCTGAGGTAGAAGTGGTCGCCCTCCACGACCCGCAGGGCGAAGGCACCGCGCGTCGTGTCCCGCCAGCCCGCCATCTCGTCGGTTCCGACCTGGGGGTCCCGGGCGCCGACGAGTGCCGTCACCGGGCACGCCAGCAGTCCCCCGGGCAGGGGCACATAGGTGTCGTGCATCTCGAAGTCGGCCCGCAGCGCGGTGGCGAACGCTTTCAGCAGGCCGGGATGTTCGAGGACCTCCGGCGGCGTTCCGCCCATGCGGGCCA
It contains:
- a CDS encoding PIG-L deacetylase family protein; protein product: MTKQLDEMPMDFERALCVVAHPDDMEFGGAGAVASWTAAGKEVGYVLLTRGEAGIDGMRPEEAARIREEEQRRSAAIVGVRSVEFLDHPDGVVEYGTALRRDIAAAIRHHRPQLVVGYNHRDTTHTGRWNTADHRNAGRALLDAVADAGNRWIFPEAGEPWGGVRYVAMVGSPEPTHAVDVSGAVDEAVASLEAHKTYLAALGGGGPVDVRTPLTGLFRATGERFGGRLSIPFELVVG
- a CDS encoding VOC family protein, translating into MAAIPYLKYEDVARALEWLSEAFGFTERERFAHPDGPVFHAEMMTSSGDPVYLAGPGDDYHSPVRTGYRNAMVSVDVEDVDAQYKRAEAAGAKPVFPPTDTPQGMRVCKVEDHEGHEWFFSERLTRG
- a CDS encoding cytochrome P450, with product MAQLDEEAPRPADAGGTPPSFPFPITSALDPSPEYARLRAEKPVSRVTLPSGDTAWIVTRYEDVRFVFNDARFSRQAATRPEAPKLMPGVEGDPDSIVSKDAPDHTRLRRLVAPAFTVRRIEGMREGIQSTVDGLLDAMEEAGKPGDVVSSLAGPLPIITICDLLGVPPADRDRFREWSDTMFRTSPDELETAVAARNALIGYLAAMVQQRRAKPADDLLGVLIAARDNDDRLSERELISFAGGLIVAGYETTANRLANAVLVLLRNPDQLELLRADPELIADAVEELLRFIPGGAAGGLMRVAVEDVEVGGELIRAGDGVIAITNSANRDESVWDSPDRFDITRKPGSHTSFGHGIHHCVGAQLARLELQIGIGTLLRRFPGLRLAVPEAELPWKKNVVIHALEALPVTW
- a CDS encoding cytochrome P450, with the protein product MEANLPTSYPVPRTCPLDPAPVFGSLRENRRLHRVRLDFDGSEVWLVTRHSDARAVLSDERFSSDFSREGFPARMTVQPPGPGTFIRMDPPEHSRLRRAVVGEFKRKRVEALRPAVQTIVDDLIDSMLKSGSPADLVQCVALPLPTLVICELLGVPYADRHFFQECTGVIGDHSATPARRQVVRDELRAYIDRLVGRKTEHPEDDLLSRVAAERDRDHLTHDEIVGIATLLMIAGFETIANQIGVGTLTLLRHPEQIRALLADPSLVPGVVEETLRHQTVIDYGLRRVAVQDVEIAGQTIRAGEGVVVVLASANRDEDAFPDPDRLDPRREANEHLAFGHGLHQCVGQLLARLQLSVLWGTLFTRVPTLRTAEPLEEIPFRTDMFVHGVHALPVTW
- a CDS encoding DUF3224 domain-containing protein; protein product: MGQNATGTRVLKSWDEKDFTEADGRKLTSSAIAYSYTGAIEGDGVQQYVMFYRAEDSTTFVGLEQIVGRLDGRSGSFVLQHTGELTGDTAEVTWTVVPGSGTGELAGLTGTGGFTATHEEAGNATYRLDYSFE
- a CDS encoding nuclear transport factor 2 family protein, with the translated sequence MSTLDLSGCHPIFVRQIECLQNKDIDGLMETYHREATVVRFQGILNGFDEIRDTFGRYMDIQARYERLLEYTHSEDTIFMRAVMSVRGERELGFGAYVLRDGLIWRQVAGIEGGMRDWFAQNGSTGHAEGRPEAPGGRR